CGCGCAGAAAAATATCTTCCGTGATACCGCTGAAATTATCCGTTCGGCGTGCATAGCCGCACAGCCTGAGAGGTACCTTCGGAGAAATTACCGATTTTGCACAGCCGAGCCGTATCATAAAAGCTCCGTTATTTTTATAAAATTGCGCAGGATGTGGAAGGGATCTTTTACCGGAAGCGCAACGAGTTTGTCTGCCGGTTTTCCGTCGCGCGTACGTATTTGAATCCATTCTCCGAGTTCCGTATTCGGAAACGTTTTGAAAATATAGTCGAAACTCTGCGTATATATTTTATTAAATTTTTCATCACCCGTAAGCTTGTACAGCAAAAGGTAGGTATACAGGATTTCCGAATGCGGCCACCAGAGTTTCATATCCCACGTATCGGCGATGAGTTTTTCATACGGAGAGTCCGTCGACGTACCGTGCGGTTTCCCTCCTTCAAAATCGACAAAACGGAAGAGTCCTCCGTATTCCGAATCCCATCCGAGATGCCATGTGCGTTCGGCTGTTTTACAGATGCGGGGAAGATACCGTTCGAGAGAGCCGAATGCTTGAAGGAATTCTATTTGGAACCAGATGTCTTCGATCGTGTGACCGGGATTGATATGGCGGTCGAGCAGTCGTTTGTCTTTGTCGGAAAAATCGGATACGAATTCGTTTATATAGCCGTCTTCTTTCATAAGACGCTCGAGTATGAATGACGCGTTCTTTTTTCCGAATTCGACAGCTCCGTCCGAGGGTATGCCGAATGCTTGGAGCATCCGTATATATTCGTAGATCGTATTCGTAAGAATCATCGGAATTCCGTGCGTGCGGCAGCCTTGGGGAATCGGGTAGGGCTCCGTTAAAAACTCGTCCCTTTCTATCCGTCGCTTGATGCTTTCATACAGAGCCTTCGAAGTGTCGATCGCTTCCTGCTTTTTCGACAGTACGGCGTACTGAGCCGAACCTATCAGGGCGAAACAGTCGGCATAGATACTCGCGTCGAAACGGCCGGTACG
This Treponema socranskii subsp. buccale DNA region includes the following protein-coding sequences:
- a CDS encoding AGE family epimerase/isomerase; this encodes MNYPAEKKFYIDQIRNNFLPYWSKFVDPENGGILNCINNYGDKKISDNKFTWSQGRWLWILCRLSESAKKKTMPDIDAAALEAWADGTWNFINSYCIMEDGSCCYLLTRDGKKIKDERTGRFDASIYADCFALIGSAQYAVLSKKQEAIDTSKALYESIKRRIERDEFLTEPYPIPQGCRTHGIPMILTNTIYEYIRMLQAFGIPSDGAVEFGKKNASFILERLMKEDGYINEFVSDFSDKDKRLLDRHINPGHTIEDIWFQIEFLQAFGSLERYLPRICKTAERTWHLGWDSEYGGLFRFVDFEGGKPHGTSTDSPYEKLIADTWDMKLWWPHSEILYTYLLLYKLTGDEKFNKIYTQSFDYIFKTFPNTELGEWIQIRTRDGKPADKLVALPVKDPFHILRNFIKITELL